The Candidatus Limnocylindrales bacterium nucleotide sequence CGCAAGCCCGGCCACTACGACATCTACGTCGGCGGCGGTCCTGAGCATCTTGCGGAAATCTACGCCGAGGTCGTGTCGCAGGAGGCGGTCGTGCTCTGGCTGCGCCCGTTGCTCGAATGCTGGGCGAGCGAGTCCTTGCAGGATGAAGGGCTGGGCAGCTTCTACCGGCGTCGATTCGGCAGCAGCCGTCGTGCCGACCTGTGCACCGGCGCCAAGGATGATCCGGCGTGGAAGCGGGTCGCGGCGTCCTCGCGGGATGAGCCCGTGATGGCCGCACATTCGCGGTGATCGCTCGGTTTGCCACGGTCGCAGCGACACGCTCATAACTCGCCTGCATGCGCCTGACCGATTACACCGACTACGGCCTTCGCGTCCTCGTGTACCTCGGCACCACCGGCGACCGTCTCGTCACCATCGATGAGATCGCCGGGCACTCCGGGATCTCGCGCAACCACCTGATGAAGATCGTGCACCGGCTCGGCCAGCTCGGCTACGTCGCCACCGTGCGCGGCAAGAACGGTGGCGTGCGCCTCGGCGCGCCTCCCGCGAAGATCAAGGTCGGCGACGTCGTTCGCGATCTCGAAGAAGAGCTCGGCACCATGACGGCCGATGCTCCGAAAAAAGGCCCGGCGCTGCAGCCGGCCGATGCGGTGCGGGCGGTCCTTCAGGATGCCTTCGCCGCATTCGCGCGCGTGCTCGACGACACGAGCCTGGCGGATCTGGTCGAGCCCTGCCTCGGCCGTCGCAGCCGCGGGACCCGATGACAAAGGGCATGCCTGCCCCGGCGCAAGCCCGCGGCGGACCGGCTACTCCGAGGTCAGCTCGTTCATGCGCTCCATGACGCTGACGAACTCTTCGATCATGTCGGCCACCACTCGCCGCGCCGGCATCGGCGTGTTCATCTGTCCCACGCACTGGCCCACGAAGTAGGTGACGAGCTGGCGCGCGCCCGAGTCCGGCTGATGCGCGACGCGGTGGATGCGCCGCTGCGCCTCGGCGATGAGCACGCTCTGCAGAGGCATCGGAAGCGTGTCCGGCGCATCGGGCGCCTCCCACGCGTCCGTCCACGGCGAGCGCAGCATTCGAGCCGGCTTTCCCGTCAGCGAGCGCGAGCGCAGCGTGTCGGCGGAGGTGGCCGCCAGGAACTTCTCGCGAATCACCGGCGTCGTCTCGGCTTCGTTGGTCGTCAGCCACACCGACCCGCACCAGACGCCTTCGGCGCCCAGGCACATCGCCGCGGCGACCTGGCGTCCGGTGGCGATGCCGCCTGCGGCGAGCACGGGGATGGGAGCGACGGCATCGACGACCTGCGGCACGAGGACCATCGTCGCGATGTCGCCGGTGTGCCCGCCGCCCTCGGTGCCCTGCGCAATGATGATGTCGGCGCCGGCCTCCTTGTGCGCGATGGCGTGGTCGAGGCGGCCGGCCAGCGCCGCCACCGGAACTCCTGCGGCGTGCGCGCGTTCGACCAGCCATGCCGGCGGCGATCCGAGCGCCGATGCGATGAGCCGGACCTCGTGCTCGAACGATACGTCGATGAGCGGCGCCATGCTCTTGGGGTCGACGCGCAGACCGGCCATGCCGCGCTGCTCGCGCTTGCCGTCGCTCGAGGGCGGAAGCTCGGGCACGCCGTAGCGCTCCAGCAGCTCCTCGAGCCACTGCTTGTGCTCGTCGGGAATCATCTGGCGCAGGCTGCCGGGAGTGATGCCGCCTTCCTCGGAGCCGACGTACTTGCGCGGGATCAGCAGGTCGACGCCGAAGGGACGCCCTTTGGTCTGCTCACGAATCCACTTCAGGTCGACGTCGAGCTGCTCGGGCGTGTGCGCGACGGCGCCGAGCACGCCCATGCCGCCGGCGTTTGTGACGGCGGCGACGACGTCGCGGCAGTGGGTGAAGGCGAAGATCGGGAAGTCGATCCCCAGCATCTCGGTGACTTTCGTTCGCATTCGGAACTCCTGCTGTCGCGCCGCTTCGGCCGCGCGCGATCATCGCGCCGCCGTCAACTGCTCGGACACGGCTGCGGCCCGCCGAGCACGCGGTCCGGAGAGAGCGGATCGCACACCGGATGTCCGAGAGCGCGCCGATCCACGGCCGCGCGAATGGCCGCATGCTCGCGCCGGCCGATGGGGTAGGCAAGCGCGATCGCGAAACCGGCGGCGTTGCACGCGCACGGCACGAGCGCGTACAGCGCGACCAGCACGTCGCGCACGTGCGGCGTCTGCTCGGCGTTGGGAACATAGCCGGCCAGGTCGAGAACGTGCAGGCCGACGCCCACGCCGATCGCCGCCGACATCTTGCGCGCCACCGCCCACACGCCCAGATAGCTGCCTTCGCGCCGGCGGCCCGAGAGCAGCTCGTCGTAGTCGATGACGTCCGCCTGCATCGAAGAGGGCAGGGCGATGGTGGCGCCGAAGCCGATGCCCGAGACGAAGACGAGCGCCGCATAGACCGCCGCATCGCCGGGGCCGAGGAAGTAGACACCGGAGAATGCGGCCGTGTTGACGGCGGTGGCGGTCAGCCAGGCGTGCTTCTTGTCGAAGCGCTTCGATACCGCCACCCACATCGGCAGGCAGGCGATGCCGGTGACCAGGTAGAGGAGCATGAAGTAGTCGGCTGACGGCGACTGCAGCACGTACTCGACATAGAACAGCACCAGCGTGGCCGGCAGGTTGCTGCCGAGCGCGGCCACCGCATACGACGACAGCAGGATCAGGAACGGACGGTTGGCCAGCATGTCGCGCCAGGTCGCGCGCAGCCGCTGGCGGCGCGGCGGCTTCGAGTCCTGCCGCTCGCGCACGCTCCATACGCACCACAGACAGGCGGCCACGATGAGCGGTCCGTACGACAGCGCGACCAGGCGGAAACGCGCGGCCTCGGCAGCGGGTCCCGGCGGCATCTGCACGAGAGCGGCGGCGGCGGTGGGCGAGGCGGCCGCGACCAGCGTTCCCAGCAGAAGCGCGCCGTCGCGCAGCGCCAGCAGCGAGGTCCTCTGGTCGTAGTCGTAGGTCAGCTCCGGCCCGAGCGACTCGTAGGGCACCACCACCAGCGTCCACAGCACGAACACCGCGAACAGCCAGATGCCGAACCACCACGGCGCCAGCGCCGGCGAGCCCAGGGGCGGGGTGAACAGCAGATACAGCGCTGCCGCGAGCGGGATGGCCGCACCGATCACGTACGGGCGGCGCCGCCCCCAGCGCGTGCGCGTGGCATCGCTGAGCGCTCCGATCGTCGGGTCGAGCAGGCCGTCGAGCAGGCGCGCGGCCATCAGCAGCGCGCCGAGCGTTCCCACCGGCACGCCGACGACGTCCGTGTAGAACTTGGGAAGGTGGACGTAGACGGGAATGCCGATGGCGGCCAGCGCGAAGGCCGGCGCGGCGTACGCCGCGCGCACCGCTGACGACATCGCTTTCACGGGCGATGGCTAGTAGCACGGCGCGGCCCCCGTGCTAGCAAGGCGAGCGTGCCACGCTCCCGCGCCAGCGCGCCGCCGCAGCGGCCGGCGACTCCGGCTCATGATGACGGCGACATCCTCGTCGGCGTCTCCACCTGTCTTCTCGGCGAGCACGTCCGCTACGACGGCGGCCACAAGCACGACCGCTACGTCACCGGCGTGCTCGGCCGGTACTTCCGGTTGGTCCCGGTGTGTCCGGAAGTCGAAGCCGGCATGGGCGTGCCGCGCGAGCCGGTGCGCCTGGTTCGCGACGGCGGCCGGCTTCGGATGCTCGGCGTGACCAGCGGCTGCGACCACACCCGGCGCATGCAGCTCTACGCCCGCCGCCGCGTCGCCGAGCTCGACGCGATGGGCCTGTCCGGCTACGTCCTGAAGCAGGGCTCGCCTTCCTGCGGCATGAAGCGGGTTCGTGCGTACACGACGGCGGGCGCGCCTTCGGCGCCGTCGAGCGGCCTGTTCGCTGCTGCTCTTCTGGATGCGATGCCGACTCTGCCCCTGGAAGAAGAGGGCCGTCTCGAAGATCCCGGCCTGCGCGAAAACTTCGTCGAACGCGTGTTCGCACACCGTCGCCTGCAGCGGGCGCTCGCCCCGGGTTGGAAGATCGCCGACCTCGTCGAGCTCCATGCGCGCGAAACGCTGCTGCTGGCGTCGCATGGCTCCGCCGCCGAGAAGGAACTGGGGCGGCTCGTTGCCGGAGCGCGCAATATGAACCGCGGTCAGGCGCGGGATCTATACAAACGCTCGTTCATGCGGGCGCTGGCACGGCCGGCGACGCGCGCCCGGCACGTCAAGGTTTTGCAGCATGTTCTCGCGTACTTCGGCGACCGCATCGATGCGCCGGCGCGCCGCGCCGTCGCGAGCGTGATCGAGGACTATCGCCGCGCCCGCGTTCCGCTGCTCGTTCCTCTCGCGATCGTGCGCCATTACGCCGATGTGTGCGGCATCGATTCCCTCGCGCGTCAGACCTATCTCGATCCGCATCCGAAGGAGCTCATGCTTCGCAATCATGTCTGAGCCGTAGCTCACAAAGTGCTTGCTTTGACGATGGCGAAGTTATTATTGGGTGGCCGCCTGGGGGAAGGCGTTTTTCGACTGTCGCCACCGCGCAAGGACCTCGATCCTTCCTTCGCACGCACGAGAAGTGTGCTGCGGGTGGTGGCCCCGAGCTTTCACGACAATTCGTTTCCGGACCGGTAACTCCCCCCTTACCGGACTGGAGCCGGGGAGGTCCTTTCGGGGACCTCCCCGCGCACGATTCTTCGCCGTTGCAGCACCTGTCTCCGCGAAATGGGACTTTGCCCTGGCATGACACCCGACGCCGCTTGCGAACTCGTGGTGATGGCGACAGCCTCGACCCGCACCGATGTATAGATTCCTTCCCGCTCCCGTTCTCGGCGCCCTGACCCTGGCGGCCATCGTCCTCAACACGATCCTGATATCCATTCCCTATTTCAGCGTCGCGATCGTGAAGTTCGTCGTGCCGGTTGCCGCATGGCGGCATTTCTGGACGGTGCCGCTGGTATGGGTGGCCGAGCTGTGGATTCGCATCAACAATCTCATCCTGGATGCGACGCAGCCGACGCAGTGGGATTTTCGCGGCCTGGACGATCCGCGGCTGTCGCGCAAGGGCCGCTATCTGGTCACCAGCAATCACCAGACCTGGGCCGACATTCTGGTGCTGCAGCGCCTGCTCATCGACCACGTTCCGTTTCTGCGCTTCTTCATCAAGCAGGAACTGATCTGGGTCCCGATCCTGGGGCTGGCATGGTGGGCGGCCGACATGCCGTTCATGAAGCGATACTCCAAGGCCAAGCTGGCCAGGCATCCAGAGCTTGCCGGAAAGGACCTCGAGACCACGCGCAAGGCGTGCGAGCACTTCCGCCGCGGGCCGATCTCGATCATGAACTTCATCGAGGGCACGCGCTTCACACGCCAGAAGCACGACGGCCAGGAGTCGCCGTACGTGCATCTGCTCAAGCCCAAGGCCGGCGGCGTGGCGGCGGTCCTGGACGCTCTCTCGGGCGACCTCGGCACCCTGGTCAACGTGACCATCGTCTATCCGGGCGCGCGGCCGAACCTGTGGGACTTCGTGTGCGGCAGGGTTTCCAGGGTGATCTGTGAAACGACCGTCGAGGACATCCCCGCCGATCTCCACGGCCGCGACTACACCGCCGACGACATCCACCGCGAGCGCATGCAGATCTGGATCCGCGAGCTGTGGGCCCGCAAGGACCAGCGCTTCACGCAGCTCGAAGCCGAGTCTGCGGGTTCCCGACCGTCCTCGCGCCGCCAGCGCCGCGCCGCCTGAGCCCGCGTTCCGTTCGACGCCGGTCTCGGCTACAGGCGAGGGCCATGCGACTTTGCCTACGCCGCGCCGGCGCATCGTCCGCCCTCCTTCTCCTCCTGCCGTTGACGCTGCCCATGGCCGTGCTGGCGCAAGTGGAATCGCCGGTCGCCCCCGACACCGGGCGGCAGGCGGCCAAGGAAGCGCACGTCGAGATGCGTCCGAAATGGGAGCTCGGCGTCGGCAGCGTCTTCTACACGCAGCCCGACTACATCGGCTCGGACGAGTATCGCTTCCGCATCATCCCGTTTCCGTGGATCGTCTACCGCGGCGACCGTTTCCGGGCCGACCGCGAGTCGATCCAGACGAAGATCTTCGGCACCGACCGCATCCGCTTCGACATCTCCACCAGCGGCCAGATCGCGGTCGACAGCGACGACAACGACCGCCGCCATGGGATGCCCGACCTGGACTGGATGTTCCAGATCGGCCCGTCGCTGACGATCCATCTCCTGCGCAGCGACGACGGCAACTCGGCGCTCGAGATCGACATCCCGCTGCGCCCCGCCTTCGCCATCGCCTTCGACCACTTCAAGTATGAAGGGCTCGTGGCCAGCCCGCAGATCGAGTACAAGCTCAGCCGCGGCCCCTACCAGTTCACCGGCCAGGCCGGGCTGGAATTCCAGGACAGCGAGTACAACGACTTCTTCTACGGCGTCGATCACCGCTTCGTGACGCCCGACCGGCGCCAGTACGACGGCAAGACCGGCTACGGCGGCGTGCGCGTGGCTGCCGGCGTGGCCCGCTACTTCTTCGACCGCTTCTACGTCGGCGTCTTCACGCGCTACTACAACCTGGAAGGGGCGGCCTTCGAGAACAGCCCGCTGACCGGATCCACGCACGCGTTCGTCGGCGGCGTCGCCCTCGGCGTGGTGCTGACGAAATCGGACGAGATGGTGCCGGTGACGGCGGCCGAGCCCAAGACCAAGGAGCTCGGCAGCCCCGGCACACTGATGCCGGCGCACGACGACACCCTGAGCGAGCCTCCACCCCAGCAATGACGCGCACGGTCCAGCCTTGCCGCCTCTCCGCGCTCGGCATGGTGAGCGCGCTCGGCACGGGTCCGGCCGAAACCTGGCCGCGCCTGATCGCCGGCGACACGTCGCGGCTGGTGCGGCGCGCCGATCTGGTCCCGGAGCAGGAGCTCATCATCGGCATGTGCGCGGAGCCGCTGCCGCCGGTGCCCGAGGGCCTGCGCGAGTTCGACTGCCGCAACAACCGGCTGCTGCTGGCCGCGCTCGACCAGATCGTGCAGCCCATCGTCGGCGCCATTGCCAGGTATGGCCGCGCGCGCGTCGCCGTCGTGGCCGGCACCAGCACCGCCGGCGTAGCCGATGCCGAAGAAGCCATCCGTCACCAGGTTCGCACGGGCAACCTTCCGGAGCGCTTCCGTTACGCGCAGCTCGAGTTCGGCGGCACCTCCGACTTCATCGCGGCCTACCTCGGCACCACCGGTCCGGCCTACACGCTCTCCACCGCATGCTCCTCGGGCGCACGCGCACTTGCCTCGGCGCGCTCGCTGCTGGCGATGGGAATGGCGGATGCGGTCGTGTGCGGCGCCGCCGACACGCTCTGCGGCGTCACCGCCAACGGCTTCAGCTCCCTCGGCGTCGTCGCGCCCGAGCTGACCAACCCCTGCAGCGCCAATCGCCGCGGCCTGACGCTCGGAGAAGCCGCGGCGTTCTTCCTGGTGACGCGCGAGGAGGGCGGCGTGCAGTTGAGCGGCGTCGGCGAATCGAGCGAAGCCCACCACATGTCGTCGCCCGATCCGGAAGGGTCCGGCGCGCGTGCGGCCATGCAAGCCGCTCTGGCCGACGCCGGAGTGTCGGCCGCCGACATTGCCTACCTGAACCTGCACGGCACCGGCACCTCCATCAATGATGCGATGGAATCGCGCGCCGTCTCCGAGGTGCTCGGGCCTTCGGTCCCGGTCAGCTCCACCAAGTCGCTGGTCGGGCACACGCTCGGTGCCGCCGGCGCCATCGAAGCCGCGTTCTGCTGGCAGGTGCTGGATGCGTTCGACGGGGGCGAGCTGGCGCTGCCGCCGCATCGCTGGGACGGCGTGCCCGATCCGGACCTTCCCGCTCTCGATCTGGTCGAGCCGGGCCGGCGCGTGGCCGCCGGCAAGGTCGCGCGCGTGATGACCAACTCCTTCGGCTTCGGCGGCAACAACTGTACGCTCATCCTGGAGCGGCGCGTGGCGTAGATCGGCTCTTCGGGAGCCGGGCGGCAAGGAAGGGGCGGCAAAACATTGGTCGAATTGGTCCTTCAGCATTGGGCGGCGTGGGCGCCGGGGCTGTCCAGCCGCCAGCAGTGGGCGCAGTGGGCGCAGTCGCCGCACCCGCTGACGAGCAAGGAGGTTGCCGACGCCGCCTTCCTTCCGGCCATGCTGCGACGTCGCTGCACTCCGCTCTCGCGCGCGATGCTGGCGGCTGCGTACGGCTGCGCCGAAGCCGTCGATCTCTCCACCGTGCGCAGCGTGTTCGCCTCGCGCCACGGCAGCATCAACGAGTCGGTCCCGCTGTTCCACAACATCGCGCACGGCGAGCGCATGTCGCCGTCCCGCTTCACGCACACCGTGCACAATGCACAGTCGGGCCTGTTCTCCATCGCCGCCGGCAATCGCATGGCTTCCAGCGCGATGTCGGCCCGCGCCGAGACCTTCGCGTGCGGCTTCCTCGAGGCCGCCACGCACCTGCACCGCGAGCCGGCGCGGCCGGTGCTGCTCGTCGTCGGTGACGTGGCGCTGTCGGAGACGTTCGCGCCGCTGGTCGAGGAGCCGGACGCGGCCTATGCGGTGGCGGTGCTGCTGGCCAGCAGTGGCGAGGGCACGGCGCTGAAGTTCGACGTGCGCGGCGAGGACGAAGCGCCGCCGCCGCTGCGGCCCGTGGCCGAGGCCGATGCCGTCGCGCGCGGCTGGCCCGATGCCGCCGAGTTCGTGCGCTGGCTGCATGGCAGCGACGCCGAGCTGGTGCTGCGCGGCAGCGGCCGCAGCTGGCGCTGGCGCCGGTAGCATGTCCGACCGACATCCGCGCGACCGACTGCAGCGTCAGCTGACTCTGTCCGATGCGACGCTGCTGGTGGTCTCCTCCGTCATCGGCGTGGGCATCTTCCTTACGCCAGGCGCCGTGGCCGATGCGCTGCCTCATCCCGCCGCGTTCCTGCTCGCGTGGCTGGTCGGCGGCCTGCTCTCGCTCAGCGGCGCGCTGGCCAATGCCGAGCTCGGAGCCATGTACCCGCATGCCGGCGGCAACTACGTCTATCTTCGCGAGGCGTGGCATCCGGCCGCCGGCTTCGTCGCCGGATGGCTTTCTTTTTTCGTCATCTATGCCGGGACCATCGCCACTCTGGCCGTCGGCTTCGCCGAAGGAATGGCCAACTTCGTCGTGCTCGACGAGACTGGTCGCACGGCGGTAGCCGTGGCGATGACGGCGGCCGCCAGCGCCGTCAACTACCGCGGCGTCAGGCTCGGTGCGACGGTCAACAACGTCACTGCGGTCGCCAAGATCGCCGCGCTGCTGGCGCTGGCGGTCGTGGGGCCTGCTCTCGGCGGCGGCGACGCCGACAATCTCGCGCTGGTGCCGCCCGGCGACGCGAGGGTGTCGCTGGCATCGTTCGGCCTGGCGCTGTCACCGGTGCTCTTCAGCTATCTCGGCTGGAACGCCTCGGTGTTCGTGGCCAGCGAGATTCGCACGCCGGCGCGCAACGTCCCGCGATCGCTGTTCCTCGGGCTCGGCATCTGCATCGGCATCTATCTGCTCGTCAACGTCGCCTATCTGTACGCGCTGCCGATCGAGCAGATGCGAGGGCTGGTGCGATCGGGCGAGGCGGCGGCGCGCGTGCTCTTCGGGGAGGCCGGGGCGGCAATGACGTCGGCCCTCATCCTCGCCTCCATCCTGAGCTGTCTCAATGCGACGATCCTGGTCGGCCCTCGCATCGTCTACGCGATGGCGCTCGACGGCCTGCTGCCCTCGGCCATGTCGCGCGTCCACCCGCGCTATGCCACGCCGCACGTGGCGGTGCTGGCGCAGGCGATCACGGCTATCGTGCTCATCGTCCTGCTTCGCCGCTTCCCCAGCGTTCTCGATTACACCACCTTTGCCATCGTGCTGGCGACGATGGCCGATACGGCGGCGCTGTATGCGCTGCGCAGGAAGCAGCCGCATCACGCGCGGCCCTATCGCGCGTGGGGCTATCCGGTGCTGCCGGCGCTGTATCTGCTCGCCAACGCAGCGGTTGCGGGCGTGATGCTGTGGGGACGGCCGCTCGAGTGCCTGTCGGCACTGGCCGTGGCGTCGACCGCCGTGCCGGCCTACCTGCTCATGCGGCGCCGCAGTGCGCGAGCCTGATCGGCGCGAGTGCATCGACGTCTTCCGGCGAGTCGTGCGTCGAGACGGCCCTCCAGGCATCACCGCACGTTCCGCGCAGCGGCGGCTGCGCCGCGAGCGCATGCGCGGCCGATCGCCTCGCTTCTGCGCGCATGAGCCACGCCTTCGTTCCACAGATGCGGCAGGCGGTGCTCGATCACCGGCAATTCTCGCGCTAGCTATACGGTATGCGCTTTCACGTCTCTCCCCTCCTGCTTCCGATCCCTTCGGCTTTCCTGGCGCTCCTGCTACTGGCCCTCGCGCCCGTCGCCAACGCGCAGCTGCCGGCCACGCATGCGCAGTCGGCGCCGTGCGGCGGCCCGTTCGATGCGTGGCTCGCCGAGTTCCGTGACGAAGCGATCGCCAAGGGAATCAGCTCGCAGACGCTGTCGAAGGCTGCGCCG carries:
- a CDS encoding amino acid permease; the encoded protein is MSDRHPRDRLQRQLTLSDATLLVVSSVIGVGIFLTPGAVADALPHPAAFLLAWLVGGLLSLSGALANAELGAMYPHAGGNYVYLREAWHPAAGFVAGWLSFFVIYAGTIATLAVGFAEGMANFVVLDETGRTAVAVAMTAAASAVNYRGVRLGATVNNVTAVAKIAALLALAVVGPALGGGDADNLALVPPGDARVSLASFGLALSPVLFSYLGWNASVFVASEIRTPARNVPRSLFLGLGICIGIYLLVNVAYLYALPIEQMRGLVRSGEAAARVLFGEAGAAMTSALILASILSCLNATILVGPRIVYAMALDGLLPSAMSRVHPRYATPHVAVLAQAITAIVLIVLLRRFPSVLDYTTFAIVLATMADTAALYALRRKQPHHARPYRAWGYPVLPALYLLANAAVAGVMLWGRPLECLSALAVASTAVPAYLLMRRRSARA
- a CDS encoding DUF523 and DUF1722 domain-containing protein → MPRSRASAPPQRPATPAHDDGDILVGVSTCLLGEHVRYDGGHKHDRYVTGVLGRYFRLVPVCPEVEAGMGVPREPVRLVRDGGRLRMLGVTSGCDHTRRMQLYARRRVAELDAMGLSGYVLKQGSPSCGMKRVRAYTTAGAPSAPSSGLFAAALLDAMPTLPLEEEGRLEDPGLRENFVERVFAHRRLQRALAPGWKIADLVELHARETLLLASHGSAAEKELGRLVAGARNMNRGQARDLYKRSFMRALARPATRARHVKVLQHVLAYFGDRIDAPARRAVASVIEDYRRARVPLLVPLAIVRHYADVCGIDSLARQTYLDPHPKELMLRNHV
- a CDS encoding beta-ketoacyl synthase chain length factor translates to MVLQHWAAWAPGLSSRQQWAQWAQSPHPLTSKEVADAAFLPAMLRRRCTPLSRAMLAAAYGCAEAVDLSTVRSVFASRHGSINESVPLFHNIAHGERMSPSRFTHTVHNAQSGLFSIAAGNRMASSAMSARAETFACGFLEAATHLHREPARPVLLVVGDVALSETFAPLVEEPDAAYAVAVLLASSGEGTALKFDVRGEDEAPPPLRPVAEADAVARGWPDAAEFVRWLHGSDAELVLRGSGRSWRWRR
- a CDS encoding nitronate monooxygenase, which gives rise to MRTKVTEMLGIDFPIFAFTHCRDVVAAVTNAGGMGVLGAVAHTPEQLDVDLKWIREQTKGRPFGVDLLIPRKYVGSEEGGITPGSLRQMIPDEHKQWLEELLERYGVPELPPSSDGKREQRGMAGLRVDPKSMAPLIDVSFEHEVRLIASALGSPPAWLVERAHAAGVPVAALAGRLDHAIAHKEAGADIIIAQGTEGGGHTGDIATMVLVPQVVDAVAPIPVLAAGGIATGRQVAAAMCLGAEGVWCGSVWLTTNEAETTPVIREKFLAATSADTLRSRSLTGKPARMLRSPWTDAWEAPDAPDTLPMPLQSVLIAEAQRRIHRVAHQPDSGARQLVTYFVGQCVGQMNTPMPARRVVADMIEEFVSVMERMNELTSE
- a CDS encoding MipA/OmpV family protein; protein product: MRLCLRRAGASSALLLLLPLTLPMAVLAQVESPVAPDTGRQAAKEAHVEMRPKWELGVGSVFYTQPDYIGSDEYRFRIIPFPWIVYRGDRFRADRESIQTKIFGTDRIRFDISTSGQIAVDSDDNDRRHGMPDLDWMFQIGPSLTIHLLRSDDGNSALEIDIPLRPAFAIAFDHFKYEGLVASPQIEYKLSRGPYQFTGQAGLEFQDSEYNDFFYGVDHRFVTPDRRQYDGKTGYGGVRVAAGVARYFFDRFYVGVFTRYYNLEGAAFENSPLTGSTHAFVGGVALGVVLTKSDEMVPVTAAEPKTKELGSPGTLMPAHDDTLSEPPPQQ
- a CDS encoding Rrf2 family transcriptional regulator yields the protein MRLTDYTDYGLRVLVYLGTTGDRLVTIDEIAGHSGISRNHLMKIVHRLGQLGYVATVRGKNGGVRLGAPPAKIKVGDVVRDLEEELGTMTADAPKKGPALQPADAVRAVLQDAFAAFARVLDDTSLADLVEPCLGRRSRGTR
- a CDS encoding beta-ketoacyl-ACP synthase → MTRTVQPCRLSALGMVSALGTGPAETWPRLIAGDTSRLVRRADLVPEQELIIGMCAEPLPPVPEGLREFDCRNNRLLLAALDQIVQPIVGAIARYGRARVAVVAGTSTAGVADAEEAIRHQVRTGNLPERFRYAQLEFGGTSDFIAAYLGTTGPAYTLSTACSSGARALASARSLLAMGMADAVVCGAADTLCGVTANGFSSLGVVAPELTNPCSANRRGLTLGEAAAFFLVTREEGGVQLSGVGESSEAHHMSSPDPEGSGARAAMQAALADAGVSAADIAYLNLHGTGTSINDAMESRAVSEVLGPSVPVSSTKSLVGHTLGAAGAIEAAFCWQVLDAFDGGELALPPHRWDGVPDPDLPALDLVEPGRRVAAGKVARVMTNSFGFGGNNCTLILERRVA
- a CDS encoding acyltransferase, yielding MYRFLPAPVLGALTLAAIVLNTILISIPYFSVAIVKFVVPVAAWRHFWTVPLVWVAELWIRINNLILDATQPTQWDFRGLDDPRLSRKGRYLVTSNHQTWADILVLQRLLIDHVPFLRFFIKQELIWVPILGLAWWAADMPFMKRYSKAKLARHPELAGKDLETTRKACEHFRRGPISIMNFIEGTRFTRQKHDGQESPYVHLLKPKAGGVAAVLDALSGDLGTLVNVTIVYPGARPNLWDFVCGRVSRVICETTVEDIPADLHGRDYTADDIHRERMQIWIRELWARKDQRFTQLEAESAGSRPSSRRQRRAA
- a CDS encoding MFS transporter is translated as MSSAVRAAYAAPAFALAAIGIPVYVHLPKFYTDVVGVPVGTLGALLMAARLLDGLLDPTIGALSDATRTRWGRRRPYVIGAAIPLAAALYLLFTPPLGSPALAPWWFGIWLFAVFVLWTLVVVPYESLGPELTYDYDQRTSLLALRDGALLLGTLVAAASPTAAAALVQMPPGPAAEAARFRLVALSYGPLIVAACLWCVWSVRERQDSKPPRRQRLRATWRDMLANRPFLILLSSYAVAALGSNLPATLVLFYVEYVLQSPSADYFMLLYLVTGIACLPMWVAVSKRFDKKHAWLTATAVNTAAFSGVYFLGPGDAAVYAALVFVSGIGFGATIALPSSMQADVIDYDELLSGRRREGSYLGVWAVARKMSAAIGVGVGLHVLDLAGYVPNAEQTPHVRDVLVALYALVPCACNAAGFAIALAYPIGRREHAAIRAAVDRRALGHPVCDPLSPDRVLGGPQPCPSS